The genomic window TTTGCCTCATTTAAAAACCGGGTCAAGTGGTTATTACCTCTTGTAGGAACGAGGGGTGGACTCCGCTGTATGATAATCAACGTTTCAGGGAGAATATGTCCCTTTATATGGGAGACTATGCACTTAAGGTTGGGGTCAACTCCATACTCGAGCACTTTCGAACTGGAGATGTCACCGAGTACAAACAATTTTAAAAATCCGTTTCTCAACTTCACCCGCGTTACGAATATCCCCAGAACCCTCTCGTAGTCCTTTGTTGTCCCGAACAATTCCCTTGATAGCTTATTAATGTCCCATTCCCTTGCAATTCTCCAGACGTGATAATAAGAAACTTCAATTCCATTTTTTATCAGATGTTCGTGTATTTTCTTTGATGACCATCTTTTTTGTCTCAGCTTTATGATAAGCTCCTTCACATCATGATTTATATTCCTCCTTGGTCTGCCTGGTTTTTTAAGAATGGGGTTTTTCACAATCTGGTAAATTCTCCTCTCACTAACTTTATATCTTCCTGCTATTTCTCGAACTGAAACCCCCTCATTATATAACCTAAGAATCTCTTCAATCTCATTACAGCTGAGAGGCATAACCTCACCAATTTGCTATGTTATGCACACTTCTTTTTAAACTTTGTTGAATTATCTGTAGTAATGTTATATCCTCAAATCTGGGCGGATCTTCCTAATATATGCGCATGAAATAATTATTGAAAATTCTACAAAAAAAAGTTAATAAAGCAACTTTTCGCAAATATATCTGAGAAACCCCATCTGAGGGGTGCCTTATGACGGGGCGAAGGTCGTGGAAAGGATGAACGAGAGGTCTGAAGAAATGGCAACAAAAGTGAACAACCTAATACTGTACGGAATATATAACGGAATATATAAAGTTCTTGGAGCCGGTGCAAAAGGCTTAGGCAACTCAATAGGTGAGGAACTCCTTCACAGCATGATGGAGGAGTATGGACTGAACTTTGAAGGAAGCAATGATCCACAGGAATTGCTCAACAGGTTTACTGAAGTTATGATAAACACTTTTGGGTTTGCAGAGAAAGGGGAGATAATCAAGGACGGCAATAAGGTAACGCTGAAACTTGACAACCCGATGGATCTCTACGCTCTCCAGTTGCTTGAAAAGAAGGGCATGAAACCCGTGCTGTATCCCATGGCCAACGCCATAGCTGTTGCAATCAAGAAGTTCAGTGGCAAGAACGTTTTAATAAAAGAAATTAGAGTGGCTGAAAAACATGTTGAGGTTGACATGCTTATATTGGGGTGATGGGGGATGTTTGAGAACGTTATAGCCGATCTTTTAAGAGTTGATGGGGTTAAAGGTGTTGCCATAGTCAGCAAGGACGGTCTCCTCATCGAGGCTCAGGCCAGCGACAGGACTATAGATGCCGAAAGTACCGGCGCGATGGTTGCTACGATCTACGGTACATCGCTTAACGTTTCAAAGGAAATTTTCCACGAAGAGACTATAGACATGGTTACCCTTGAGTCTCCGAAGGGCAAGATAATAACGGTTGAAGCCGGTGAAAACGCTGTCCTTTCAGTTCTGACGGATCCAAAGGTCAACCTCGGTCTGGTCAGAATATACCTAAAGAGAAACGCTCAGAAAGTTGCCTCTATGCTTTGAGGTGTTTAGGGCTATGACCAGAAATAAATTTGAGGTTGTTTTTTTACCATTTTAAGGTGATGAGTATGCTTCCTGGAAGGTTTGAAGAGGTAATCGATTTTGCAGGATTTGAGGACATATCAGATGTCATTAAAAACATTAAAGAGGGATATCTGAAGTTTTCGTGGAGAGAAAACGATACTATAAAAACTGGGTACTTACTTGTCATACGAGGAAGGGTCGTTGGGGCCCTGTTAGAAGACGTCCTCACTGGTGAAGCACTAAAGGGGGAAGATGCACTTAAAAAAATCTCTGAGGTACTGTCTTATAAGGATAAGGTCAAGTTGGTGGAAATATATAAATTCTCAGTTGGGGAACTCCTTAAAGCAGATCTGGAATTAGCCGCCGAAATGTTTGAGCAGTCCACCAGTGGGATGAGGATTACCGATCTCAATGAACTAATTAAATTGCTTGAAGGATACAACGGGAGGCTAATAATTGACGATGGTTCTTTCTCATGGCAGTTACTAATAGAGAGAGGTTTCGTTAAAGCAGCTCAAACATTTAGAGGGCCTTCTTTAAGGGGAGATGAGGCTTTAAAGGCATTATTGAATAACTTGGGCCACGTTCTTAAAACTGGAGGATACCAACTCTCAAATCTGGAATGGAGATACTCTGAGGAAGAAGCTGTATCACAGAAGGACGTTCTACTAAGAGGACTAGAGCTCGTCAAAGAAAAATATGATTTCGAAACTCAAAGATATTGACGTAAACTTCTTTAATAACCATCTCTTCTTATTTTTCAGGTGATGGAATGAAGCTCGATGAGTTCATAACCAATGAGGAAAGCCTCAGGCTCATAGAGAGAACCCGTGAATACGCGCGGCACTTCTTCGAGCGAGAGGGAACCCACGGCTTCAGCCACATCGAGAGGGTTCTGAACCTCTGCATGCACATCGGAAGGGAGGAAGGGGCGAACCTTGAGGTTCTGGCACTGGCGGCACTGCTCCACGACATAGCAAGACCTTTGGAAAGCTCCGGCAGGGTGGTGGACCACGCGGTCGAGGGGGCAAGGATAGCTCGGCAGTATCTCCGGAGTCTTGGCTACGCGGAGGATAAAATCGAGGCGGTTGCTCATGCCATAGAGGCACACCGTTTTTCCCGTGGTCCAGAGCCGCGAACCCTGGAGGCCAAGATACTCAGCGATGCAGACAAGCTCGATGCCATCGGAGCTATAGGCATCGCGAGGGTCTTCATGTACTCGGGTGAGCATGGGAGGGACGTAGAGGCCTCCCTTAGGCACTTCGAAGAGAAAATACTGAGGCTCAAGGACTTGATGTATACTGAAACAGCGAGAAAGATGGCCGAGGAGCGGCACCGCTTTACTGAGGAATTCATCGAGCGCATAAGGCGTGAGATAGAGGGCGAAATCTGAACTTCTTCCTTCTCTTTCCTCTATAATAAGGTTTTTAAATGACTTCTAGAATTAAGGGTTAGCCCTTTAAGTTCATTCTTCAGGCAAAGGGAGGTGAGGAGATGAAGGCGCCAATCTGTGAGGTGTGTTTGAAGACCGACGATATTCTGTGTCCGGCCGACGAGAAAAAACTTCAGGATGGGGTTATTTCCGAGCTTGATGTTAAAGTCGCGAGACTCCTGTACAAGCTTATCGGCGACGTTGACATGGAGTTTAAGAAGGCCGTCGAAGCCGGTGACCTCATAGTCATCGTGGTTGGGGAGGGCGACGTCCCAATAACCATCGGCAAGGGCGGTAAGAACATTAAGGCCCTCATGAGGGAGCTCGGTAAGAGGATACGCGTCATCGAGGCGGTGGAAGTTAAGGGCACCGACGACGTTAAAAAGCTCGCCACGGACCTCCTCTACCCGGCAGGGGTCTTTGGTGTGAACATAGTCTACAAGCCCGGTGGAGGAACCTATTACAAGGTTCTTGTGCTCAACAGGGACAGGAGAAAGCTCCCCGAAAAGGCTGAGGTACTGGAGAGCATACTCTCCCAGATAGCCGGGGAGGACGTTAAGATAAACTTCATCTGATTCCTTTTTCCTTATGGAGGTTTTGAAGATGTATCGGACGCACTACTCAAACCAGATTACCGAAGAACTGAACGGCCAGCGCGTTAGGATCGCCGGCTGGGTCTGGGAAATCAAGGATCTCGGTGGAATAAAGTTCCTCTGGATAAGGGACAGGGAAGGGATAGTCCAGGTAACAGCCCCCAAGAAGAAGGTTGAGCCCGAGCTGTTCAAGCTGATACCCAAGCTAAATGCCGAGGACGTTATAGCGGTCGAAGGCGTTGTGAACTTTACGCCAAAGGCAAAGCTGGGGTTTGAGATACTGCCAGAAAAGATAGAGGTGCTCAGCAGGGCCGAGAGCCCACTCCCGCTCGATCCGACCGGCAAGGTCAAGGCCGAACTTGACACGAGGCTCGACAACAGGTTCATGGACATCAGGAGGCCAGAGGTAATGGCCATATTCAAAATACGCTCGAGTGCTTTCAAGGCCGTTCGCGATTTCTTCCACAGCGAGGGCTTCATTGAGGTGCACACTCCCAAGATAATAGCCACCGCCACAGAGGGCGGAACCGAGCTCTTTCCAATGAAGTACTTCGAGAAGGATGCCTTTTTGGCCCAGTCACCCCAGCTCTACAAGCAGATAATGATGGCCACCGGTCTCGATAGAGTTTACGAGATAGCCCCCATATTCCGCGCCGAGGAGCACAACACCACGAGGCACCTCAACGAGGCTTGGAGCATCGACGCCGAGATGGCGTTCATAGAAAACGAGGAAGAGGTTATGGGACTCCTTGAGAGGCTCGTGGCTCATACCATCGAATACGTCCGCGAGCACAACGCGAAGGAGCTTGAAGTTCTTGGATTTGAACTTGAGGAGCCAAGGCTGCCCTTCCCGCGCGTCACCTACGACAGGGCCCTTGAGATACTCGCGGACCTCGGCAGGGAAATTCCCTGGGGCGAGGACATAGACACCGAGGGCGAGAGGCTACTCGGGAAGTATATGCTAGAGAACGAGAACGCGCCCCTCTATTTCATATACCAGTATCCCAGCGAGGCAAAGCCGTTCTACATAATGAAATATGAGAATAGGCCGGAGATAAGCCGCTCCTTCGACCTTGAATACAGGGGAATAGAGATAACGTCCGGCGGCCAGAGGGAGCACAGAGTTGACGTCCTCGTCGAGCAGATAAGGGAGAAGGGACTAAATCCAGAGAGCTTTGAGTTCTACCTCAAGGCCTTCCGCTACGGAATGCCCCCGCATGGCGGTTTCGGCCTCGGTGCGGAGAGGCTGATAAAGCAGATGCTCGACATTAACAACATCAGGGAAGTCATCCTGTTCCCAAGGGACAGGAGAAGACTAACACCGTAACATCTTTATATCACCTTTTCCTTTTGGTGATTAGTTAACTACTCTTTGGAGGCTGGAGATATGAAAAAGGTAGTCGCTTTAATCCTGCTGGGCCTGATGATTTTCTCCCTGACACCCATGGTACATCTAGTAAAATCCGCAAGCGTGCCGGAATACGCCAGCATATCCAGCGTCTCCCTGGGTCTGGGAGACAAGGCAGTTCTGGGCCCCTTTGAGGTTCAGTTTGCCGATGTCAATCCCAACTGGAGCAAGATATACATTCAGGTCGATGGTCCCCAGGGTCCCCTCAGATACGTTATCGGTCAAGATGGTTATCTCCTCTACCCGTCGAGCGCGAACGTATACTTAAACGTGAGTCTCGTATGGATTAGATACGATACCAAGTCAATTCTGCTCGAGCTAAAATCTCCACTCCAAAAGGTTCTCTCGGGGAAGAACCTTGTGGTTGGGAACGAGCTGACCCTGCCGGAGGGCTTCCCGCAGATTAAAATAAAGCTGACCTCGGTTTCTGGCGATACCGCCTCGTTCAAGGTCACCATGCCCTACGGCGACATATACACACTCACCATAGACAAGGGCTCCGCCGGTAGCGTGAGGTACAAGCTTGACTCAAGCCACTCATACTCCAACTACCTGTCCATAGAGGTTACAAACACCGTGAACAACGGTGCCACGATAAACGTCTACGTCCCCAAGGTTGCGTCCACGAAGTTCAAGATAGTAAAGAAGGGCGGGGAGGTCAACCCACCCGAGCAGGTTGAGACGGTTCTCCTCTACAACGACCTTCTCTACGTCAACGAGAAGCTACCCGTTACTGTTGATAACACCACGTACTACGTCAAGCTCGTCTCGACAATACCGGACGTCGTTAAGGTCGAGGTTCTGAGGGGAAGCAGCAGCCTCGGTACGATGCTCCTCGAGGTTGGGGACGAGCCAAAGAACGTTCCAAACGCCCCCTTGAAGCTCTCGGTTCAGAAGGTTGAGCCCGACTACAAGAGGGCGATAATAAGGGTTTACGGCCCTGCCGGCTCCCAAGTAACCCCAATACTAAGGCAGGCCAACGTCATAGCCAAAATCGATGCCGTTCCAAGGGCGATGCTTCTCAACGACAACCTTGTGGTCACGATAAACGTTCAGAACCTCGGAAGGGGAGACGCCTACGACGTGAGCGTTGCCGCGCCGATACCCAATGACTTTGAGCTCATCAGCATGACCAAGACCTGGACCCTTAAGACATTCCCTGCCTTCACCAGCATGCCGGCGCTTATCTATGTCCTCAAGCCAACCAAGGTCGGTGAATTCGAGATTGGAAAGGCCATCGTTACCTTCTACGATGACAAGAGCCTTGAGACAGGGAAGAAGAGGACGATATACTCCCCGATTCTCAGTGGCATTAAGGTCTACAACATACCCGCTATAGACGTCACCGCCCAGGCCTACAACGGCACCTGGAGCAACTACGTGAGCGCAAAGGTCGGTGATACCGTCAAAGTCAAGTTCACGCTCTCTGCTGACGAGGGCAACCCAGACTACGAGTTTGTAACGAACGCCACGCTCCTCCTAAATCTCCCGGCCAGCCTTGACGGACAGTCATCAATCAAGATAGGAACCATCAAGGCCGGGGAAACCAAGACCCTTCAGATAGACCTGACCGTTCTCAGGGAAAATCTCACCAACATATGGGCTGCGCTTATCTACCTCGACCCGCTCGGAAACGAGCACAGGCTTGAGCTCGGAAACTTGGTAACTATAAACAGCATCCCGCCAGAGGTAATAATTAAGGAAGTCAAAGTCTGGCCGACCCCGGAGGAACTTCCTGGCTATGTAAACCAGACCCTCGCCAACATGAGTGACCCCACTCCTCTCGCCGAGGAGCTCAAAGGTGTTGTTGAAACCTACAGCCCGACCGGCAACCCATGGAAGCCACTCGCGATACTCCTCATCATAGTGGCCTTCGTGCTCGCTGGAATAACCTACAAGTACTGGGACGAGGCCGAGAAGCTCAGGGAGAAGCTGGAGAGGAAGAAGAGCAGACGCCCAGGAGGACTGCCGAAGAAGGCCGGGGAAGAAGAGAAGGAAAGCACCGAGATAACTGAACTCTGACCTTTCTTTTCCTTAAATTTATAAGCCCCTTTTCTCACTTCCTTGCGGGATGTGAGATGTTCAGGTACAAGCAGGTCATAGTCGCGAGGAAGGATTTGAAGCTCAGCAAGGGCAAGTTTGCCGTCCAGGTTGCTCACGGAGCGGTTACCGCTGCACTGAAGGCCCAGAAGGAAAAACCAGAGTGGTTCAAGGCCTGGTTTCACGAGGGACAGAAGAAGGTAGTCGTCAAGGCCGAAAACGAGGGGGAGCTCTTCGAGCTGAAGGCCCATGCAGAGAAGCTCGGCATTCCCGCTGCGCTCATCAGGGATGCCGGCCTAACCGAAATTCCGCCGGGAACGATAACGGTTCTGGCTATTGGTCCGGCGCCGGAGGAGCTCGTTGACAAAGTTACTGGCCATCTGAAGCTGGTGTGAGCGGAAGTCTTTTAATCATTTAGCCGTTTTAATCTTCGGTGAGAGCGTGAGGCTGAAGAAGCTCACTGTTAAGAACTTCAAGAGTCTCAGGGACTGCGAAGTAGAGCTGGATAAGTTCAACGTTATCATTGGTCCTAACGCATCGGGCAAGACAAACCTTATTGAGGTCTTCAAGCTTCTCAGAAAAATCTATGTTGAAAAAGACACAAATCCCTTCCTTGAATGGTGGGGTTACAACAACGTTGTATGGGCCGGGAAAGAGGAACTGCCAATAACTGTGGGAATGCTTTTCGACGTTGAGGGTTATGATGTTTACTTTGAGACAACTTTTACGGGGACTGGGGGAAGTTTTGGGATTTTAAAGGAGGTACTGGAAGTTAGTGGATATGTACATATCGAGAAAACTGGGGAGGTAATAG from Thermococcus sp. MAR1 includes these protein-coding regions:
- a CDS encoding helix-turn-helix domain-containing protein, yielding MPLSCNEIEEILRLYNEGVSVREIAGRYKVSERRIYQIVKNPILKKPGRPRRNINHDVKELIIKLRQKRWSSKKIHEHLIKNGIEVSYYHVWRIAREWDINKLSRELFGTTKDYERVLGIFVTRVKLRNGFLKLFVLGDISSSKVLEYGVDPNLKCIVSHIKGHILPETLIIIQRSPPLVPTRGNNHLTRFLNEANVDYVWITRSQLRRLCNCMKKSNIPLFENKEEFINWFNNKGLDLLENSCELISKKFMELRRNGNIRQNTQFSQNEV
- a CDS encoding roadblock/LC7 domain-containing protein, whose product is MFENVIADLLRVDGVKGVAIVSKDGLLIEAQASDRTIDAESTGAMVATIYGTSLNVSKEIFHEETIDMVTLESPKGKIITVEAGENAVLSVLTDPKVNLGLVRIYLKRNAQKVASML
- a CDS encoding DUF2226 domain-containing protein, producing the protein MSMLPGRFEEVIDFAGFEDISDVIKNIKEGYLKFSWRENDTIKTGYLLVIRGRVVGALLEDVLTGEALKGEDALKKISEVLSYKDKVKLVEIYKFSVGELLKADLELAAEMFEQSTSGMRITDLNELIKLLEGYNGRLIIDDGSFSWQLLIERGFVKAAQTFRGPSLRGDEALKALLNNLGHVLKTGGYQLSNLEWRYSEEEAVSQKDVLLRGLELVKEKYDFETQRY
- a CDS encoding HD domain-containing protein; its protein translation is MKLDEFITNEESLRLIERTREYARHFFEREGTHGFSHIERVLNLCMHIGREEGANLEVLALAALLHDIARPLESSGRVVDHAVEGARIARQYLRSLGYAEDKIEAVAHAIEAHRFSRGPEPRTLEAKILSDADKLDAIGAIGIARVFMYSGEHGRDVEASLRHFEEKILRLKDLMYTETARKMAEERHRFTEEFIERIRREIEGEI
- a CDS encoding KH domain-containing protein translates to MKAPICEVCLKTDDILCPADEKKLQDGVISELDVKVARLLYKLIGDVDMEFKKAVEAGDLIVIVVGEGDVPITIGKGGKNIKALMRELGKRIRVIEAVEVKGTDDVKKLATDLLYPAGVFGVNIVYKPGGGTYYKVLVLNRDRRKLPEKAEVLESILSQIAGEDVKINFI
- the aspS gene encoding aspartate--tRNA(Asn) ligase gives rise to the protein MYRTHYSNQITEELNGQRVRIAGWVWEIKDLGGIKFLWIRDREGIVQVTAPKKKVEPELFKLIPKLNAEDVIAVEGVVNFTPKAKLGFEILPEKIEVLSRAESPLPLDPTGKVKAELDTRLDNRFMDIRRPEVMAIFKIRSSAFKAVRDFFHSEGFIEVHTPKIIATATEGGTELFPMKYFEKDAFLAQSPQLYKQIMMATGLDRVYEIAPIFRAEEHNTTRHLNEAWSIDAEMAFIENEEEVMGLLERLVAHTIEYVREHNAKELEVLGFELEEPRLPFPRVTYDRALEILADLGREIPWGEDIDTEGERLLGKYMLENENAPLYFIYQYPSEAKPFYIMKYENRPEISRSFDLEYRGIEITSGGQREHRVDVLVEQIREKGLNPESFEFYLKAFRYGMPPHGGFGLGAERLIKQMLDINNIREVILFPRDRRRLTP
- the pth2 gene encoding peptidyl-tRNA hydrolase Pth2 produces the protein MFRYKQVIVARKDLKLSKGKFAVQVAHGAVTAALKAQKEKPEWFKAWFHEGQKKVVVKAENEGELFELKAHAEKLGIPAALIRDAGLTEIPPGTITVLAIGPAPEELVDKVTGHLKLV